The genomic stretch atattttttttcaacttaTGACTTGTTGATtttctaaaaacaaaaaaaagcgATGGTCCAATAATAGTCCTCTAGAATTTGTTTCCAAAAATAGCTCTCTAATATGTTTTTAACAAtcgttttttttccttttcctatTTCTTTTGTTATAATTTTAGTATATCTGAAATCTATGATCGATTATTGGATGAGACCAAAATCTGTTGAAGAATTCAAAGTTTGATATTGTGAAAAAAGAAGAATAGGAAGAACAAGaagaataatattatattcatGGAGCTAAATGATAATCCAAACTCAAACAACATACCTTTTAATACTTGCATTGAATTACCTCCCCAGGTAAACTCCCAAGGCTTTTGGAAAAAGCAAAAGCCAGATTCTGATGGGTTGCTTAAAAATTCATTGCCGGAGCTGGAATTGCAGATGGTCATGGTATTCTGCTTGTCCCATACTTTCCATTTCGTCTTCAAGCGTTTTGGAATCCCCAAGCTATCTTCTGATATTCTGGTACGTAACTAATATCtatttatacatatttatatttatatgtgtgtATAATATTATTCAACATATGGGGTTTTCTCAATCACGAGTTTGATTTGTTATTTTACGTCAAAACATATGCATGCATGCAGACTGGTTTGGTTCTGGGATATGCATTAATGGACGAACATGGAAACCCTAGAGACGAGACTCTATTCACTCCAACGGGTCAACAAATCCTTGCAACTTTATCAATGTGTGGTTTTGCTCTATTCCTTTTCACGACTGGTGTAAAGATGAACATTGGAATGGTTACAAAGTCAGGAACAAAGACCGTGACCATTGGTGTGGCTACACTTTTCGTCCCATTTTTGTGTGGATTAATAACCAAAGAAGTGATAGCCAGAAACCTATCCCTTTCAGATAAAAATAAACTCTCATTTGTTTTCATAACACAATGCCTTGTCCCTTTTCCTGTCATTTCTAGTCTCGTATCAGATCTCAATCTTCTCAACTCAGAAATTGGCCGGTTGTCTATGTCTTCGGCCATGGTCAGTGACGCCATCAGTTTCTTCCTCACAGCTGCTTTTCTCATAATTAGAGTTTCAATGGATTCTTTAAGAGCAGCCATTATAGATGCCGTAGCAACAACCGCATTCATTGTAGTTTCTGCTTTCGTAATTAGGCCTATAATGTTTTTCATCATTGAAAAAACACCTGAAGGAAGGCCTGTGAAAGACATCTATGTGTACACCATTATTGCCTTGGCTTTACTCTCTTGCCTTATTTCAGACGTACTTGATCAACAAATTTTCATGGGGCCTTATCTCTTGGGATTATTGGCTATACCAGATGGACCCCCATTAGGCTCTGCCATTGTTGCTAAGCTTGATTGCTTTGTCACAGGAGTATTCGTGCCTCTTTTTGTCAGCACATCGGTCTTGAGAGTGGATTTGAGAAAATTTGTGTTCGATAATCTCACGGCAACTAACGCAATCCTTGTTATGGTCACTAACATAGCCAAATTCGTTGCCTGCTATATAGCTTGCTTTATCTATGATATGCCAACGCTCGACTCTTGGGTGCTATCTTTCATTATGAGTACTCAAGGCAATGTTCAAATAGGTCTCTACACCTCATTCAGAGATATTGATGTAAGCATATACTTCACTTCTTCACTATTTACTTTCATATTTGACAAACACTTTGATATTTTTACTAACAATTGTTATCAAATGCAGGGTATATCTGAATCGGTTTACAATTTACTTGTAATAAGTATCTTATGTTTAGCAACAATAGTACCACTTTCGGTGAAATTTCTCTACGATCCATCGAGAAAATATGCAGGCTACCAGAAAAGGAACATCATGCATTTGAAATCAGATTCGGAGCTTCGAATACTAGTCTGCATCCACAGGCCTGATGACATTCCTGCCATGATTAATCTGCTTGATGCTTCATGCCCAACTAAAGAAGCTCCCATTGGTGTTTATGTTCTTCACTTAATTGAGCTTATAGGCAGAGCTTCCCCAATCTTTATCTCCCACCAAGTTCAAAAGAAGGCCCTCTCACAAGTTTCATACTCTCATAATGTAATCCTTTCTTTTAAGCTCTTTGAGAATAGCAACTGGGATGCTGTAGAAGTAAATGTGTTCACAGCAGTTTCTCCTCGGAAGTTAATGCATGAGGACATTTGCATTATGGCCTTAGACAAGCTCACCTCCCTTATGATCTTACCCTTTCATCGAAAATGGTCACCGGATGGACATGTTGAATTGGATGATGGCATGTTGAGGGCCTTGAACAACAGCGTGCTCCAAAGGGCACCATGTTCTGTTGGGATTCTCGTGACCAGGGCAAACTCAGGACGAACAGGATCCTTGCTTTCAGCACAAGATGCTTACAGGTACTCAGTTGCTATGGTGTTCTTGGGTGGCAAAGACGATAGGGAGGCGTTAACTTATGCGAAGCGCATGGTGAGAGTGTCAAGCGTTAGGCTTACGGTGATCCATCTTATTGCCCCGGATGAGGAAGAAGTTGGTGAGGAGAAGAAGTGGGGTATCGTTCTGGATGCTGAGTTGTTGAAAGATGTTAAATACAAAAATTTGAATTCAACCCAATACATTGAGTACGTGCAGGAGGTTGTGAATGATGGGACTCAAATGGCTTCTGTTGTTAGAGGTTTGGTTGATGAGTTTGATCTTGTCATAACTGGGAGATGTCACAGCAGAGGCAGCCGCCAAATTTCAGGTCTTGACATTGGCTGGACTGAGTTTCCGGAGCTAGGAATCATAGGAGACTTGCTTGCCTCCATGGATATTCATGGCAAAGCTTCTGTACTGGTGATTCAGCAACAAGAAATAGAAAATGATTAACAAGTTTATGAATCTATTCTTTTAGTTCTCATTGCTTAGACCATTTGGTCTTGCTCTGTTGCTTCTTCACATTTAGGCCTAAAGCTCTCTAGTGTCTACATCTTTCCCAATTGTAAGAGATAACACTGTAATTTAGTGCAATATGCATGTTTCTCTGTAGAACGATAAACTAGTTATTATGCTAACATACAGATTAAGATTCTCCACAATTTGTATATTTCTACATAAAACAGAATGCCCTGTACGCAAGCTACGCATATTTTATAATGCGAATGGTCTGCATTAATGTCAACAAGTGAGAATGATTTGTATTTTGTAATATCATCATTCTCTTTTCAAATGaaattattcaaaattcaaatagtGTATATACAATCAAACAACATTGATTGACCGAGCTACAtttctttatttatatttttgaagTAACCTTGTGTGTGTATGAAATCATAACTACCCGAATTTAACAATGTGGTACTTTGAGTTTTTAACATTAGCAGAAGTGCTTTCTGTTACATTGCAAACTGAGATCTCAGAAAAAAAATTATCTAGGGAAGAGCCAATAATAACAAAACTTCGGCTCAACTGACGCGACAAAATTGCTGAGTACCTAATTAGCATTAGGGAAAATGAGCTTGCAATCTATAACATTATTGACATTGTTGTACTCTGTATCCTACCATTTCGACAAAAACTAGCAGGCCGGCACTTGAACGTGTCTCACTGAACCCCAAGTCAACTAATTACGCTTGCACAAAAAGGTTGAGAGAATCGGATCCATCATCTCTTTAACATGAGTGTTTTTTTAAtctttttcttctctctttttttttttttttttttttggttatgtttGAAAATCCTTCTGTGTTGAAGTGTTTTCTTCTCTATCACGAAGTAGCATACCGGTTATGTAGCACATATTTCACAACTTCATAGAATGAAATCACAATACCTACAGAAGGACCTGCACGTCCAACACGAGGACCCACCCCGGTAAAAAGTCCTTTCATCCCTCCAACCCTGTTCAAATTAAAAAATGCATCAGTCAATCAGGACAGACATTCACATACACCCGATTAATAGCAAGTCTATTTCAACTTTACGCCCTATCACCAATCAGTCAATCACCATTATGGATGAGAAGACCATTTGAATTTTATTGGCTAATGATTCAAAACATAACAGTAAATATGAATCTGGCTTCATCCAAATGTATTTTTTTGCAGTGAAGATAGTTGTTTATAAAGTAGGAAAATACCTCCAAACCTCCTTTAGTGTTCGTGTGGTTGTCATTTGCAATGCCCTCGCTGGATCCTTCTGTAAATTTAAAAGACGTAATAAAAACAGAGTATATGAGCAAAGGTGGCAAAGTTAAGCGGCATTTGTCAACAGAAGCCTTTAACTATCACAACGTCATACTCTAACTGAATGGGATAAAGAATAAACCTCAATCTGTTTTCGGGTTTTTGCAACATCTAGTGGACATGTAGCAGCGGCAGCAAGGCTTCCTGCCACAAACCCCGCAGAAAAATTTGCACTGAGTACACTTGCAACGCTGGTATCATCACCAACAAGGCAAAGAAGCTTTCTCCTGATCTGTACATAGAGAATGGGGTAAAAAAATGTTAACTACCAAAACAAGTAGCAAAATCAAAACCaacataataattaaaaaaaataaactcacAGGCTCAAGGGTAGACCAACAGATAGCAGAGAAGGGGACATCACGTGCAAGCTGTGCTCCCATGCCTGTCCAAAGAACGCGGTAGCCTTTCACTGTAACAAGAGAGCCACATCAATCATAAAAGTGCTACACATCATTTGCTGCTTCCTCAAACATAAGAGATCCTAATCCTAATACTTCTGTTGTGAAAACCAGTTTACATGATGAATGTTTCCACCATAGAAAAATTGACTTACAATTTTCTTGTATATTATTTGTGGTTTTGACATGAGATAGAATCTCAAATAAAGTCTTCCAGACACCAGGAGGCTTCACACCACCATGAGTCACCTTATAAGCCTATCCATCAAACAAAGAGGtgaagaaaataaacaaagagaTCCACAAAAGTTAATAATCAAAGACAATAACTGAAGAGCGATCTCTTGCACATAAAGATCAGGTTTACCTGCATGCGTGTTCTTGCAAGCTCAATAGGATAGCAAGTTGCACAAGCCAATGAGCGAGCCAAAGATCCAGCAAATAAAGGGACATAAGGAGTCACGCTTGGTGCATTCTGGATAGTATGTACCTCTAACCAATTTCGAAATATGTCATAACAAGGCAGGTAGATCCCAACCTGATTAACCAAAGATAAAAAAATCTGGTATAAATCCCACAATGCTTACAAGCATGTGCACTTACAATGGCAGGTAAAACAAGAAACGTAATTAACAGCCAGGACATATAATCACAGCAAAGATAGAACTTACTGTTGGTACAGCCAGCGCAAGACCAGCATTTGTGCCTCTCCAAAGTCTTGAAAATCCTTCCTGCAATATAAatccaataaaaataaaataaactgaATGAGAACTCCAGTAAAAACTAAATAGAAATGAAAAACAGATAGACCATCTTCCCAAAACATATCAAACATTTTGGGTGGATGTTTTTTTAATCGATAAGCCACATGAAGTACATCATACAATCTATACCACAATGGAAATCAatatttctttcctttctttcataAGATACAATTAAATGGAGTCATGGACTTGACCCTGAACCACACACACTCCATCCAACCACTTGAGCTAGCCTCAGGTGGCAAACATCTAATGCCTCGTAAATCAGTAGAGCCAAAGATATATAATGTAGTTTAGAGTCCAGAAATATTTTAGAACTTTCAGGCTAACCCTTTTTCACATGAATATATAAGACCAATGCCAATTggaacagagagagagagagaaaataccAACCAAGACTAAAGTTGGAACAGAGAGAAAATACCAACCTGGCGAATGATTTTGTTAAAGACATCTAGTGTTCCTTTATACCGAAAACAATGTGGGGGACATATTGATACAGTACCATGGACACCCGCATGTGCGCATGATGGTGAACACCTTAAATCTGCAAACATCTACGaaccataaaataaaacaaagttaacAGAAAAGATACCGGCAGAGGAAATAAGAAGTCACGAGCACCAACTATGAGAACCATACATAATTGCTTGAGCATATACGAGCCATAGAATCTATAAGCTAGTAACATAATAAGTAATCTCCATGGCACTGGCATAACAGAAGTTAAAAACCATACTATAAATTATAAGCTCAAATAAGTTCAACTAAAATGGTCAAAATAAGATTGCACACAACAGAAATCCATTGAGAATCACATTCATACCATGCTTGGCCCAAAAAAAGCCATTCGACTTGTGATATTACTTAATGGATGAGAGTAAGCAACCCCAGCTGCCTGAGCTTGCAACCTTGTCTGGAAAATATGACATAGGAGTTCATCAGTTGATCATAATCTACCCAAAATATAGAGTTTGTAAACTTGTCTACGATTTCAAGTAcaataaaatgaaggtttttaCGGTCAACTAATCCAAATCAATTCCTACCACAACTTAAGCATAACTTCAAACAAATTTCCAGAAAAGCAAAACGTGTTTACAAAAGAACCCTCATTCTGTTTTGCCAGGAAACTTAAATAAACAAAGGAACATATCACATACCTTGACAACATCAAGAGGGTTTACAATAATGGCGGAAAGGAAGGCAGCACCAGCTGCCGAGAGAACTCGCTCTGCAATACCCAGTTTCCAATCAGAGACGTTTGTGGAGTTGGAAAGCTTGGTAGCCGAAAACCCAACCCCATCATCTCTCTCCAAAAAGGTCGATTCAGAATGAATTTCCACATTAGGGATTTGCTCAGCTGCAATCCATGGATTGTTATTATGGGTCTCCTCTGGTTCGACCATCTTCTCGTTTCCTCTCTCTGAAAATGGGATCAAAAAAAGGGGTTTTTTCTTCTCCGTAAAGAGCAccaatggaaaaaaaaaaaaaagctcctTTTTTTGTACagcaaataaataattaaacaaaaacacTTTCCCGATTCCTTGGAAAAGAAGAAACAgggaaaaaaaaacttaccaggaagaaagaaggagaagacgAAGAAGAGAGTAATGAAAGCGAAAGAGCTAAAGGGTGTGTGTTGTCTGTCGTATACAACTATGAGAAAGGAGTTAATTTTTCAGAGTTAAACCTAGTTATTTTTtagaatataaaattatttatttcgtCGCAAAATTAGTGGAGGAGATCTTTCTTGATCAAATATTGAACCCTAATTTTATTATGAGAAGAGAAAAAaactattttatttgtttaaattgaatttttttgccatgagttttcaaaattatttttcattGCTAATTAAATTTCTTTAGCTATTTTTTAAAGAATAAATAGAATTTTTACAGCTGAACTTTTAATACTACTAGTACCCTAAAATAtactattaattaaaaaaaattcttaagcTATTAGTTCTATCATATCGtactttttttataatttacataaaataattagtatttttgtCCTCCGAATTTCGACAACTACCAAATTATGtccattttaattataaaaatataaaaatttaattttctattaattcttaaaaaattattaaaaaaagactaaaattatttaaaattccttTTAAATACATTTGagtttgaaaataatttttaaaagaaaaactaaattgttacaaatgaaaaaaaaaacatattctattcttcttctttatttttttaatatatttttctaattactttctattttttcattgttgtccaatatttttaattaattaagttttatatatttcttataaaattaatacattttaaatttataatattttatatatatttaatttttaaaatgattgTAGGACCAAAAATGATAGAATAGAGAgtaattagaaaaaataataaaaagaatagagaagaaagggaatatatatttttttaattataacaatttagtttttcttttaaaaaaatatttttaaatttaaatatatttaaaaggaattgtaaataatttttagtctgttttcttaaatttttttaagaactaatagaaaaaaatatttttaaaatatgtgatataATTTGATAGTTGTCAAAATTTGGggataaaaatattaattattttatgcaaattatAATAGGAGTACAATTTGATAGTATCAATAATTCATTGAGAAATTTTAACTATATTTTAGGGTACAATTGGTAATGTTAAATTTTTTTGAGGCAAAGatgtttatttattcttttttaaatgattaatgaTATACTAATTGATGATAAATTAATTGTGCATTAAATATGTTCTTGTATTTACACTAGGAAGTAATTTTTGAACATCACCTAATTTAGCTAACTAGATGTGTGGTGTACAATTGCAAAGACGTATGGTCTTTTTCCTCTTGGCTTTCTAGAGTTTTCTGTACCAATCAGGAACGGGAACCTTGAATATATTCTgacatttattattaatttactCTCTAGTATAAAAATTTCCTTAAATGTAATGAAtaattatctttttattatttgcaATAATGaactattttatttttcatttattttttaaatttataatatatttttttgacaaaatttaaaattatattattgaAGTAAGAGTAATTGAGAGCAAATTTTTTGTAATATTCAAATATGTTAAAAATTTATGGCACtgtcactatttagcactaacaACTGATATGGTTCCTAGTTCCAAAAACTATTTAATTTGTTACTATGTTTTCTTAGGCTTGTTTTGTGTCATAATTTGGCTTTTTCTTGTCAATGAATCAGCTTGTCTTCGCCTTCTTAGGTTTCTTTtgtgtcataaaaaaaattattttgtgcCTTCTTTAGGCTTGTTTTATACCATGATTTGGCTTGTCTTATGTCTTCTTAGGTTTGTTTTGTGCCTCTTTTATCTGCATTTAGCGGTATTAATGATTTTGATATTCTTTACTTTTTCATTTTGCAATTTATTATTATCCTTGTGGTAATTTATTATGGCATATTTTTCTTAATAAGTTTGATAAATGAAGGGTAAATACTTATTTAGTATCTtctgttttatcgaaatacatacttggtaccctatgttttcaataatgttcatctGGTACCttgtaatttgaaatcgtacatattttgtactgtttaccgagtttttcagaaattataaatatattgagaaataagagctagaaagaaaggctaagaaatgaacaagatcacaGTTTTTGCATgattggggcgttaatgagcatcagtccacaagtcactagtattagactttagagagtttaacaatggaggttttctacaAGTTCAGCAGCGTTTATGCATACATGAGAAGATCGGGGATCCTCGCTACAGTTCacgaatgaccctatttataAGCAATCATGTGacttgggctggactaatccgagtctaataaggatataattataaGTGCTTGCTAACGAAGCTATAATACAAGGGTATAACATGATTATAAGTTGTTAATCTAAGTCCATTGGGTCGACCTAAGGGTAGTAGAGCCTTACAGCTGCCCTTTGTACGTTGGCACAAACTGATCCGTGTGGACTACCAAGGGGATCCCGGGGATAGGATCTGTCATAGTAGCGGCAGTACCGTTTCCTAAGAACATTGTACGTTCCGTTTGTACcccattctgcaggttagttTGGAAGACCAGTTGCCAGATTTCTCGAGGACACGTCAGCTGTAGGAAGGACTGAGTTTGTTCTACTCGGATACCtaatccgggttcatttaccgatgcccaggttcatttaccaagacccgggttcatttactaggGCGGACATCGCAATACGATAATAGATCGGACATCCTGATGGCGGGCCAGAGCATTGGCAATGGACCTAGAAACTTTTCCTGGATCCTACTCGATGGGATCCGTCTCCTAGAATAGATTGTCCACCACCCTAATCTAGATCCCGGAGAATAGGGATTGGGTGTGCTCAGGAAGGCGGTTCGGGCCTACATCTCAGTTTCGGCCCCCTTGCTATGCTCGTGCTACTCACTAGTTATTGGGCTCGGCATGGTCCGTGCCGATAGGGTTCGGTTGCTCATTGTTCGCTAGGCCCTGGTTGGGCCCGGACCTCTCTCGATAGCCTATGTAACTCACCTGGCCATGCCACGTGtccaaggtggaaaatatggataacatttacccccaagtcttcatccgtgATCACGCGGTGGAGACTTGCCTTCTTCATCCCGGATCAAACACCTATATCCCAGTTCATTTACCTAAGTCCTAGTTCATTTACCAAAACCCAGGTTCATTCGCCTATGCAcaggttcatttacttgggggccaaCTGGCTAAGCCTTGTCCTTTCGAATTCCCACTGTCCTAGACACGTGTCTCCAGGTAGATGGTACGTCTATGCCACCTGCGCTCAAATAATCTGGGGAAAAACCTTTGATGTCCTAGGTGACTGATGGGTGTTAGTGCATTTCCTGAAGCATCTCGTCTATACGAAAAGGTGCTTCGAGCACTCGAGTAGGATGTTTAATGCTTATGTGTTATCCAAAGTTGTCGGATGGGGATAGTCTTTGGATTTTCG from Humulus lupulus chromosome 5, drHumLupu1.1, whole genome shotgun sequence encodes the following:
- the LOC133778933 gene encoding cation/H(+) antiporter 4-like, with translation MELNDNPNSNNIPFNTCIELPPQVNSQGFWKKQKPDSDGLLKNSLPELELQMVMVFCLSHTFHFVFKRFGIPKLSSDILTGLVLGYALMDEHGNPRDETLFTPTGQQILATLSMCGFALFLFTTGVKMNIGMVTKSGTKTVTIGVATLFVPFLCGLITKEVIARNLSLSDKNKLSFVFITQCLVPFPVISSLVSDLNLLNSEIGRLSMSSAMVSDAISFFLTAAFLIIRVSMDSLRAAIIDAVATTAFIVVSAFVIRPIMFFIIEKTPEGRPVKDIYVYTIIALALLSCLISDVLDQQIFMGPYLLGLLAIPDGPPLGSAIVAKLDCFVTGVFVPLFVSTSVLRVDLRKFVFDNLTATNAILVMVTNIAKFVACYIACFIYDMPTLDSWVLSFIMSTQGNVQIGLYTSFRDIDVSIYFTSSLFTFIFDKHFDIFTNNCYQMQGISESVYNLLVISILCLATIVPLSVKFLYDPSRKYAGYQKRNIMHLKSDSELRILVCIHRPDDIPAMINLLDASCPTKEAPIGVYVLHLIELIGRASPIFISHQVQKKALSQVSYSHNVILSFKLFENSNWDAVEVNVFTAVSPRKLMHEDICIMALDKLTSLMILPFHRKWSPDGHVELDDGMLRALNNSVLQRAPCSVGILVTRANSGRTGSLLSAQDAYRYSVAMVFLGGKDDREALTYAKRMVRVSSVRLTVIHLIAPDEEEVGEEKKWGIVLDAELLKDVKYKNLNSTQYIEYVQEVVNDGTQMASVVRGLVDEFDLVITGRCHSRGSRQISGLDIGWTEFPELGIIGDLLASMDIHGKASVLVIQQQEIEND
- the LOC133834592 gene encoding mitochondrial carrier protein MTM1 — encoded protein: MVEPEETHNNNPWIAAEQIPNVEIHSESTFLERDDGVGFSATKLSNSTNVSDWKLGIAERVLSAAGAAFLSAIIVNPLDVVKTRLQAQAAGVAYSHPLSNITSRMAFFGPSMMFADLRCSPSCAHAGVHGTVSICPPHCFRYKGTLDVFNKIIRQEGFSRLWRGTNAGLALAVPTVGIYLPCYDIFRNWLEVHTIQNAPSVTPYVPLFAGSLARSLACATCYPIELARTRMQAYKVTHGGVKPPGVWKTLFEILSHVKTTNNIQENLKGYRVLWTGMGAQLARDVPFSAICWSTLEPIRRKLLCLVGDDTSVASVLSANFSAGFVAGSLAAAATCPLDVAKTRKQIEKDPARALQMTTTRTLKEVWRVGGMKGLFTGVGPRVGRAGPSVGIVISFYEVVKYVLHNRYATS